In Gammaproteobacteria bacterium, one DNA window encodes the following:
- a CDS encoding sugar ABC transporter substrate-binding protein, producing the protein MGLCALGLTACASKFPPLPPALGIPPSTSDPQEYTYLVGPGDSLNIFVWRNPEVSQSVSVRPDGKITTPLVEDLSVSGKTPTQVARDIEVELSKYIKDPIVTVIMGGFAGPYSEQVRVVGEAARPQALPYRQYMTLLDVMIAVGGLTDFADGNGASIVRFVNGERKQYGIRIDDLLKDGDIDANVDILPGDTLIIPEAWF; encoded by the coding sequence TTGGGTTTGTGTGCGCTGGGCCTGACGGCCTGCGCGTCGAAGTTTCCGCCGCTGCCTCCCGCCCTGGGGATTCCCCCTTCCACCTCAGACCCGCAGGAATACACTTATTTGGTGGGCCCCGGAGATTCGCTGAACATATTCGTCTGGCGCAACCCGGAAGTGTCGCAGAGCGTTTCGGTGCGTCCGGACGGAAAGATCACCACACCCCTGGTTGAGGATTTGTCTGTAAGCGGCAAGACGCCCACACAGGTGGCGCGGGACATCGAGGTTGAACTGTCGAAGTACATCAAAGATCCCATAGTTACAGTGATCATGGGTGGATTCGCCGGGCCTTACAGCGAGCAGGTTCGCGTCGTCGGTGAAGCCGCCCGCCCGCAGGCCTTGCCTTACCGCCAGTATATGACCCTGCTGGATGTGATGATTGCCGTAGGCGGCTTGACTGACTTCGCCGACGGCAACGGCGCGAGCATCGTCCGCTTTGTGAACGGTGAGCGGAAGCAATACGGCATCCGCATCGACGATCTGCTCAAAGACGGTGATATAGACGCGAACGTCGATATTCTCCCCGGTGATACGCTGATCATCCCCGAAGCGTGGTTTTAG
- a CDS encoding chain length-determining protein produces MNEILGQIIDYIRGTWRYRWFMFLAAWPICIGGWVYVQTLPDQYTASARVYVDTSTMLRPLLSGLTVRSNVQSELSLMTRTLFSRPSLEKIARMTDLDLKAKTPEQMDSLLNGLAGKIKLSRTNRDSLYRISYQDSDPDLAKRLVQAVLTLFVEGALGESRKDSDTAQRFLDQQIEEYEARLVAAENRLKEFKRKNLGRMPKDGGSYYSSLQAAMGRLEQARLELREAQNRRDELARQIREGKFAAAPGGPVGGPGSLTPELDARILNLQKRLDELLLGYTEQHPDVILTRRTIEDLEKQRQKVLEGRQASAGDEGTRGASNLIKSQLQVALSEAEATVASLRVRVREYKGRVDELKRLVNVIPEVEVQLKQLNRDYNVTKSKYEELLVRREKAAMSEKLEQSPDAVKFRVVDPPY; encoded by the coding sequence ATGAACGAAATTCTTGGGCAGATCATTGACTATATCCGCGGCACCTGGCGCTACCGCTGGTTCATGTTTTTGGCGGCATGGCCGATTTGCATCGGGGGCTGGGTGTATGTTCAAACATTGCCTGACCAGTACACAGCCTCGGCGCGCGTTTATGTAGACACGTCCACCATGCTTCGCCCGCTGCTGAGTGGGTTGACCGTACGGTCCAATGTCCAGTCTGAGCTTTCCCTGATGACCCGCACCTTGTTCAGCCGGCCGAGCCTGGAAAAGATCGCGCGTATGACTGATCTCGATCTGAAGGCCAAAACGCCGGAACAGATGGACAGCCTGCTCAACGGATTGGCAGGCAAGATCAAACTCAGTCGCACGAACAGAGACAGTCTTTATCGTATTTCTTATCAGGACAGCGATCCGGATTTGGCCAAGCGCCTGGTCCAGGCCGTATTGACCTTGTTTGTGGAAGGGGCGCTGGGTGAAAGCCGCAAGGACTCTGATACCGCCCAACGGTTTCTGGATCAACAAATCGAAGAGTATGAGGCGCGCTTGGTTGCTGCCGAAAACCGCCTGAAGGAGTTCAAGCGGAAAAACCTCGGTCGCATGCCCAAAGACGGGGGGAGTTACTACAGCAGCTTGCAGGCGGCGATGGGGCGGCTGGAGCAGGCCCGGCTGGAGTTGCGCGAAGCCCAAAACCGGCGCGATGAACTTGCGCGGCAGATAAGGGAAGGGAAGTTTGCCGCGGCGCCAGGCGGTCCGGTGGGCGGGCCGGGCAGTCTGACTCCGGAGCTGGATGCCCGGATATTGAATTTGCAAAAGCGTCTGGACGAGTTATTGCTTGGCTACACGGAACAGCATCCCGACGTCATTCTGACCCGGCGGACCATTGAAGATCTTGAAAAACAGCGCCAAAAGGTGTTGGAGGGCCGGCAAGCCTCAGCAGGGGATGAGGGGACAAGGGGGGCATCCAACCTTATCAAATCCCAGCTGCAGGTCGCTTTGAGCGAAGCCGAAGCGACCGTGGCATCGTTGAGAGTCAGGGTGCGGGAGTACAAAGGGCGGGTTGACGAACTCAAGCGCCTGGTCAATGTGATTCCGGAAGTGGAGGTACAGCTCAAGCAGCTGAACCGGGACTACAACGTCACCAAAAGCAAGTATGAGGAATTGCTGGTGCGGCGCGAGAAGGCGGCCATGTCCGAGAAGCTGGAGCAGAGCCCCGACGCGGTCAAGTTCCGCGTTGTTGATCCCCCCTAT